From the genome of Corallococcus macrosporus DSM 14697:
AGTCCCTGTCACGGGGCTCGGTATGGGCGACCGCCTGGAGCTCGGCTTCCAATTCCTGGCGCCGCTCCTCACGCGCGGCCTCGGAGGCGGCCAGCGTCGGCGCGGGGGGCGCCGTCCCTGTCAATCCAGGCGCGGCGCCCTCCGCGAGGACAGGCGCCGGCACGGGGCGCTCCACGGACGCCACGCGTTGCAGCAGGTGCCCTTGTCCCCGGCGCAGCGCGGCCAGCTCCGCGCGCAGCGCCCGCACCTCCGACGCCAGGTCCGCTGGGGACCCGGGCCGGACATCTCCGGTGACCGTGGGCGCGCGAGTGGTTGCTGGCGTGGCCCCCCACATGCTCCACCCACCCGCGGCGGCAACGGCTGCGATGGCCAGACCCAGGATTCCCCAACGGACCTGTCGCATGGCGGCTACTCCGAGACGACGAAGCTGGCGAGGACGGAGGAGTACGTGCTGGAGCCGCTGGTGTACTGCCCCGGCAGCACGCAGCGCAGGCTCACGTAGCCGTTGATGTTCGCGAACACGGACGGCACGCTGAGGGAGAAGGAGTTGTGGTTGGCCGTGTTCGCGCCCCAGTTGGAGCACGCCGCGGACGAGGCCAGGGTGCTGCCGTCCTTCTCGGCCACCGTCGCGGTGCAGCAGACGTTCTCCGACAGGTGCGGGTCCAGCGCGGTGACGTTGATGGACAGCGCCTCCGTGAAGGTGGGCGCCGTGACGTTGCGCTGGATGGGGCAGACGACCTCGATGGTGTTCGGCGTCTGGTTGATGAGGCGGCCACTGCGGTAGATGGTCGGGCTGCCAAACCCGGAGACGGACGTACAGAGCGAGCCCGAGTAGGTCGCGGTCCCCGCCAGGGCGGGCAGGGCGCTGAACATCGCGAGCGCGGCAACGGACTTCGACACGAACGAAAGCGACTTCTTCATGGGGCTCTTCCTGGCTTCACGTCCGTCGCGGCACCGCGTCATGCGGGCCCGCGGAGCGTGGCGAGCAGGGGAAGAGCAACCCGGATGCCAGCATCCACGCGGCGTCCGGGCCTGGAAATGCATGGCGGATGCGGCAGAGGTTGCCGCGCTCGCGCCGTTCCGGTGCGGCAAGCCTTGCCTGGCCCGGCAGGCCTTGCCGGGCCCACGGCGTGGGGGCGGGCGGCCTGCCCGGGCGCCATCTCCAGCCGCCGATGGCGCCCGGGCAGGCCGCCTGTCCCCACCAGCCAATGCCAGGGCATCTCATGCGGGGACCCGGCGGATTGGTGTCCGGTGCCCGTCTTGTAGTGGAGTACGCACGTGTCGGATTCCTCTTCCACCACCGCCGCCGCGTCCGCGTCGCGTCCGGTGGGGCCGTTCCAGCTCCTCGCGCTCGGCGTCAATGGCATTGTCGGTGTCGGCATCTTCTTCGCCCCGGCGGAGGTGGCCGCGCTGGCGCCCGGGGCCAGCGCGATTGTCGCCTTCGCCCTCACCGGGCTCGCGCTGATACCGGTGGCGCTGGCCTTCGCCGTGCTGGGCCGGCGTTTCGACGCGGACGGCGGGCCTGTCCTCTTCGCGCGCGCGGCCTTCGGCGAGCGGGCCTCCTTCCTGGTGGGGTGGGTGGCCTACGTCAGCGCGTTCCTCAGCACCGCCGCGGTGGTGGCGGGCCTGTCCCAGGCGGTGGCGCCCTCGCTGGGCCTGGAGGGCGCGCTGGGGCAGCGCGTGCTCGCCTCCGTGCTCGTCACGGCGCTGGCGGGCGTGGTGGCGTCGGGCATCCGCGTGTCGGCCGGCGCCTGGACGGCGCTCACCGTCTTCAAGCTGCTGCCGCTGGCCGCGTTGCTGGTGGCGTTCCTGGCGCTGGCGGGGCCGCCGCCCCCGGCGGCGGTGGCCGCGGGCCCGGCCGTGGACGCGTCGTGGCTGCGCGCGGGGCTGACGGTGATGTTCGCGTACCAGGGCTTCGAAATCGTCCCGGTCATCGCGGGGCAGGTGCGCTCATCCGCGCGCACGGTGCCCCTGGCCACGGTGGGCGCGCTGCTGCTGGCGGTGCTGCTGTACGTGGGCCTGGTGTGGGCCTGCGTGGCGGCGCTGCCAGACCTGGCCAGCGCGGCCACGCCGCTGGCCGCGGCGGCGGGCGTTTGGGGCGGGCCCGGGCTGGAGGGGTGGGTGCGCGCGGGCACCAGCGTGTCCGCGCTGGGCATCTGCCTGGGGATGATGGTGACGACGCCGCGCTACCTGTCCGCGCTGGCGTCGGGCGAGCACACGCTGCTGGGGCTGGACGGCATGTCGGCCGCGGGCGTGCCGGTGCGCGCGCTGGCCGTCACCTGGGGCCTGGTGCTGCTGTTCGTCAACCTGGGCGACCTGTCGGAGCTGTTCGCGCTCTCCAGCATCGCGGTGCTGATGCAGTACGGCGTCACCGCCGCCGCGCTGGCGGTCCTGGCCTGTCGGCGCGCGCGGGGCCTGCGTCCGCTGCATGCGCTGCTGGCGGTGCCCACGCTGGGGTTGGGCCTGACGCTGGTGGCCTTCGGCGCCAGCGCGCGTGAAGGCGTCACCACCGTGCTCACCACCGTCGCGGGGCTGGTGCTGCTGCGGCTGTCGCGCCCCCGCGCCGCCGAGCCGCCCGCCACGCTGCGCGGCGAGCCGCTCTGACGCAAGAAGCCGCCGCCTCCCAGGTCGCGGGAGGACGGCGGCTCCTTGAAGTCCGGCGGTGCGCGGACGCCCGCTCCTAGAACTGGCTCCAGAGGTACTGGTTGGTCACCTCGTGGTGGAACACGATTTCGGAGTACTTCACGCGGTTGCCCAGCTGCTTCGGGCTGCGCTCGGCCGTGGACGTCTTCAGCTCGGCGAACTTGCCCTGCACGTTCTCACCGAGGATGGACGACACGAACTGGCTGCTCTTGAAGAGGCGGATGGCGTCGAAGATGTTGTCCGGCAGGAAGCGGGTGCGGCTGCGCTTGGTCTCCGCGTCCTCCTGCGGCTGCGGGCCCTCCAGGCCGGTGCGCAGCAGGGTGTAGAGCACCAGGTACGGGTTGGCGTCCGGGGCCACCGAGCGGCACTCGACGCGCGCGCTGCGCTCGTTGCCGAAGGGGATTCGCACCATGGCGCCGCGGTTGTTGGCGCTGGCCTTGATCTGGTTGGGCGCCTCGTAGTGCGGGTCCAGGCGGCGGTACGCGTTCACGCTGGAGTTGAGCGTGAGGCAGATATCGTTCGCGTTGTTGAGGATGCGGTCGATGAACTCCCAGCCCATGGCGCTGAGGCCGTCCTGGCCGTCCTTGTCGTAGAACAGGTTCTTCCCGCCCTTGGACAGCGACATGTTCACGTGCATGCCGTTGCCGTTGACGCCCGTCACCGGCTTCGGGAGGAAGCTGGCGGTGCAGTCGAGCTGCGCGGCCACCTGACGGGCGAGCAGCTTGTAGAGCTGAATCTGGTCGGCCGCGACGAGGGCCTCGCTGTACGAGAAGTTGATCTCGAACTGGCTGGGCGCCACCTCGGGGTGGTCCTTCTCGTTCTGGAAGCCCATGGCGCGCTGGGCCTCGGCCACCTTGTCGATGAAGGTGCGCAGCACGTCGCCGGGCAGCGAGTGGTAGTAGCCGCCGATGGAGATGAAGTCGAAGCGGCCGACCTCGTGGTAGTGGCGCTCGGCGTCGCGGCCCTTGAAGAGGAAGCCCTCGATTTCGGGCGCCGCGTGGAACACCGTGCCGTCCTTCTGGTACATGGCCTCGGTGATCTGCTTGAGCTTGCCGCGCAGGTCGGCGTGGTACGGCGTGCCGTCACGCTCCAGCACCTCGCTGAACACCAGCACCTTGCCCGGGCCGAAGATGTCCGAGGGCAGCCAGTAGAAGGCGCCCCAGTCGATGTTCAGCCGCAGGTCGCTCTCCTGCTGCGCGGAGAAGCCCCGGATGGACGAGCCATCAAACGTCAGGTTGTCGGCGCTCTTGATGAGGAACTTCTTGTCGTAGTCCAGCATGTGCAGCCGACCTTCGAGGTCGGTGAAGCACACGGTGACCGCCTTGATGGCGCGTTCCTTGGTCAGGTAGTCGATGCGCTCTTCGCGAATCTTCTCCGGCGCGATGTGCTTGAGACGCTGTTCCTTGACCTTGAGGTTGCGCTCTTCCAACTCGTCGTAGGGGATTTCCAAGAACGTCCGTAGCCCTTTCGCGTCCATTGTCCGTACCTCCCAAGCCGGGTTCCTCGCCGTCGGTGCGGCGGAAGGAATCCGTGGACGCAGGTATTTACATTTGCGGGTGTGAAATCAAGTCTAAATCCACGAACACCAAGCCTAAAACCTTTGCGGTGAAACCTTCAAGTCCCTCCGGATGACACTTGAGCCTACCACGGAGGCCCTTGGATTGGTGGCCGGTGGACAGTGAAATGGGCGTTGTTAACGCGATGCGTCATGGGGCCAGGGGCACGTCCGCGTTGCCGGGCGCCATGTCGTGTGCACGGAGGGCGGCGGACGCAAGGGAGTAGGCTCGCTTCATGAGCTCGATGTGGGTCCTGGAGACGCCCGCGCCCGCCGCGGATGCGCGCATCGCGTATGGCGCGGAGCCTCACCAGTTCGGAGACCTCCGCGTCCCAGCGGGGCCGGGCCCGCACCCCGTCGTGGTCGTCGTCCATGGTGGCTTCTGGCGCGCGAAGTACGGGTTGGAGCACGCCGGCCACCTGTGCGCGGATTTGACCGCGCGCGGCTTCGCGACGTGGAGCCTGGAGTACCGCCGCGTGGGGCATGAAGGCGGCGGCTGGCCCGGCACCCTGGAGGACGTGGGGCAGGGCGCCGACTTCCTGCGCACGCTCGCGCAGGCGCATGCGCTGGACCTGTCGCGCGTCGTGGCGCTGGGCCACTCGGCGGGTGGGCACCTGGTGGCATGGCTGGCGGCCCGGCACCGGCTGCCTTCGGGGCATGTGCTTCACGGGGAGGCGCCGCTGCCGCTGCGCGGCGTGGTGCCGCTGGCGGGCGTCGTGGACCTGGCCCGCGCCTTCGCGCACCGGTTGGGGGACGGCATCGTGGAGACCTTCCTGGGCGGCACGCCGGCCTCGGTGCCGGAGCGCTATCGCGGCGCTTCACCCGCCGCGCTCCAGCCGCTGGGCGTGCCCCAGGTGCTCGTCCACGGAACGGCGGACGACACCGTGCCCGTGTTGATGAGCGAGGACTTCTGCGCGCGTGGCCGCGAGCTGGGGGACGACGTCCGCTGCGTCACCCTGCCGGGCGCGGGGCACTTCGAGGTCATCGACCCGCGCTCAAGGGAGTGGCCCCACGTCGTGGCCGCGGTGCAGGCCTTGATGTGAGGCTTTGCCAGCACCGGACGCGCGTGGCGCCCGGCGAGGTCCGCGTCGTCTGACGTGCTCAGAAGCCGCGCTGCGCGCCGCCGTCCACCGCGATGGACTGGCCGGTGATGTACGACGCCTGCTCGGAGGCGAGGAACGCGGTGAGCGCGGCCAGCTCCTCCGGGCGGCCCAGCCGCCGCGCGGGAATCTGCGGCGCCACCTTCTCGTCCGTCAGCCCGAGCTGCTGCATGCGCTCGGTGGCGTGGTAGCCCGGCAGCACCGCGTTGAGCGTGACGCCGTGCTGCGCCACCTCGTTGCTCACCGTCTTCACCAGCCCGAGCAGGCCCGCGCGCAGGCCGTTGGAGATGGTCAGGTTGTTCATCGCCTCGCGCGCGGCCAATGACGTCACCAGGACGACGCGGCCCCACTGGCGCTCCTTCATCCCCGGGAGCACCGCCTGGATGCCGTCCACCGCGGCCATCCACAGGCTCTGGAAGCCGAGCTGCCACTGCTCCGCCGTCAGCGACTCGAAGCCGCCCGCCGGCGGCCCGCCCGTGTTCACCACCAGGACGTCCACGCCGCCCAGCTTCGCGGTGACAGCCTCCACCAGCGCCTTCGCGGCCCCGGGCTGCGTCAAGTCACACGGCACCGCGAGCGCCGCGCCCAGCTTCTTCGCGGCCTGCTCCAGCTTGTCGCCGCCGCGCGAGCAGATGGCCACCGTGGCGCCTTCCTTCACCAGCGCCTCCGCGATGGCGTAGCCCAGCCCCGCGGACGCGCCCATCACCAGCGCGCGCCTACCCTTCAGTCCGAAATCCATCCGCGTGCTCCTTCATGAATGGCGTCAGCCGGCTCCGGATGAGCTCCGCCGCGCGCTTCAGGTCCACGTCCTCCGCCCGCGTCAGCCCCTCGCTCAGCTCGGCGACGATGCCGTCCGTCAGCGCGCCCACCTGGTAGGCCAGCCGGTACGGCACGCGGCTGAAGCTCACCAGCGAGTAGCGGCCGACGAACTCGCCCGGGAAGGCGTTGAGCAGCACCTTCTCCACGGCCTTCCGGAACTGGAAGCGCGGGTCGCCGGCGCTGTCGCGCATCTCCACGAAGTTCTCCACCGCCATGTCGGCGATGGCGTCCGCGTTCGTCTTGCGCAGGCGCTCGAACGCCGTGAAGACCTGCTCCCAGCCGCCCCCCTGGCCCAGCAGCGCGTCCAGGACGACGCAGTCCTCGAAGCCGCAGTTCATCCCCTGGCCGAAGAAGGGGACGATGGCGTGCGCCGCGTCACCCAGCAGCAGCGTCTGCCCGCCCACGTGCCAGGGCGCGCCCTTCACCGTCACCATGCTGCCCGTGGGGCGCGAGAAGAACGCCTCCACCAGGTCTGGGATGAGCGCCTTCGCGTCCGGGAACTGCGCGTCGAAGAACGCCGACAGCGTCTCGGGCGTGTCCAGCGAGGCGAAGCTCACCGGCCCCTGCCAGGGCAGGAACAGCGTGCAGGTGAAGCTGCCGTCCTCGTTGGGCAGCGCAATCAGCATGAAGGTGCCGCGCGGCCAGATGTGCAGCGCGTGCTTCTCCATCTGGAACGTGCCGCCCGGGCCCGCCGGAATCGTCAGCTCCTTGTACCCGTGGCCAAGCTGCTCCTGCGTGCCCGTGAAGTCCGGCCGCTGCTCCAGCGCCTGCCGGATGGCGGAGGCGGAGCCGTCCGTGCCGAACACCACGCGGCCGGGCTCCTGGCGCACCTGCCCGGTGGCGTCGTCGTGCACCGTGAGCGCGCCCGAGCCGAAGTCCACCTGCGTCACCCGCTGCTTGAAGCGGATGTTCACCTGGCCGGTGGCCTCGGCCGCCGTCATCAGGAAGGCGTTCAGCCACGCGCGGGACAGCGAGTTGATGTGCTGCGAGTCGTCCTTGCCATAGGGCTGGTAGACGAGCGCGCCCTGGGGCGGGTGGATCATCCGCCCGCGCATGGGGATGGCGTGCTTCAGCGCCTCGTCTTCCAGACCCACCTGCCGCAAGGCGTGCAGTCCGCGCGTGGAGATGGCCAGGTTGATGGAGCGGCCCCCGTCGACCGTTTCACGGCGCATGTCCGGCCGCCGCTCCAGCAGCTCCACCGGGTGGCCCCGGCGCGCGAGGTAGATGGAGAGCAGCGAGCCCACCAGCCCCGCGCCCACCACCGTGACGGTGTCCTTCCGAGGCTCACTCACGGGCGTAGCCTTCCAGGGCCTTCACGAAGCGGTACACGTCCGTGAAGGAGTTGTAGAGCGGCGCGGGGGCGGCGCGGATGATGTCCGGCTTGCGGAAGTCGCAGACGATGCCCGCGTCGCCCATCCGCTTGAGCAGGCCCTGGGGCTCGCCGCGGAAGCGCAGGGAGAGCTGGGCGCCGCGCTGCTTCACGTCCCGGGGGGTGGTGATGCGCACGAAGCCCTGGGGCAGCTTGTCCAACAGGAACTCCAAATAGCCGGTGAGCCGCTCGCTCTTGGCGCGCAGCGCGGCCATGCCCGCCTGGTCGAACAGCTCCAGGGACGCGCGCAGCGCCGCGAGCTGGAAGATGGGCGGGTTGGAGAGCTGCCAGCCCTCCGCGCCCGGCAGCGCGTGGAAGGTGGGCCCCATCTGGAAGCGCGTCTGCTTGTCGTGGCCCCACCAGCCCTCGAAGCGGGGCAGGTCCTTGGTGTGCGCGTGCCGCTCGTGGACGAACACGCCGCCCAGCGCGCCCGGGCCGGCGTTGAGGTACTTGTACGAGCACCACACCGCGAAGTCCGGCCCGTCGTCGTGCAGCGACAGCTTCAGGTTGCCCGCGCCGTGCGCCAGGTCGAAGCCGACGAGGCAGCCCTTGGCGTGCGCGGCCTTCGTAATCGCGGCCAGGTCGAAGGCCTGCCCGGTGAGGTAGTTCACGCTGCCCAGCATCACCAGCGCAACCTCGTGGCCGTGGCGCTCGAGCGTGTCGAGGATGTCCTCGGTGCGCAGCGTCTCCTCGCCCTCGCGCGGCTTCAGCTCCAGCACGGCCTCGCGGGCGTCGTGGCCGTGGAAGCGCGCCTGCGAGGCCACGGCGTACTGGTCCGACGGGAAGGCGCCGGCCTCCACCAGGATTTTGAAGCGCTCCTTCGTGGGCCGGTAGAACGACACCATCATCAGGTGCAGGTTCACCGACAGGGTGTTCATCACCACGACTTCCAGCGGCTTGGCGCCCACCAGCCGCGCCGCCTGCTCGGTGACGAGCTCGTGGTAGTGCAGCCACGGGTGACGGCCGTGGTGGTGGCCCTCCACGCCCAGCCGCGCCCAGTCCTCCAGCTCCTCCTGGATGTAGCGCGCGGCGTTGCGCGGCTGGAGCCCCAGCGAGTTGCCCGCCAGGTACACCACCGGCTTGCCGTCCGGCCCCGGCGGGAAGTGGAACGCGTCGCGGTAGCCGCGCAGCGCGTCCTCCGCGTCCAGCGTGTGGGCAAAGGCCTCGGTGTCCTCGAAGGCGTGCGGCGTCGTCATGGTGCGAAGTCCTCGGGGGCGCGTCCCAGCCAATCGAAGGCGTTGCGCCAGAGCAGCCGCTCACGCGCGGCGGGCTCCAGCTCGGTCAGGGACTCGATGAGCGTGCCCGGGCGGTCCTCGCCCAGGGGGAAGGGGTAGTCACTGCCGAGCGCCACCTTGTCCTGGCCGAAGAGCCGGACGATGTAGCGCAGCGCGTCCGCGTCATGGACCAGCGAGTCCACCCAGAAGCGGCCCAGGTAGTCCCGGGGCGGCACCTTGTTGTCCACGGCGACCAGGTCCGGCCGGGCCTCGAAGCCGTGCTGAATCCGGCCGAGCGTGTGCGGGAACGCGCCGCCGCCGTGCGCGAAGGCGAAGCGCAGCCTGGGCAGCCGCTCCAGCACGCCGCCGAAGATGACGGAGCAGATGGCCAGCGACACCTCGGCCGGCATGCCCACCAGCCACGGCAGCCAGTACTTCTGCATCTTCGCCTCGCCCATCATGTCCCAGGGGTGGACGAAGACGGCCGCGCCCAGGTCGCTCGCGGCCTCGAAGAAGGGGAACAGCGCCGGGTCGGACAGGTTCCAGTCGTTGACGTGCGAGCCAATCTGCACGCCCGAGAAGCCCAGCTCCTTCACGCACCGCTCCAGCTCGCGGATGGCCAACTCCGGCGACTGGAGCGGCACCGTGCCCAGGCCCACGAAGCGCTTGGGGTGCGCCTGCACCACGGAGGCCAGGTGGTCGTTGAGGAAGCGCGACAGGTCCGCGCCGTGCTCGGGCTTCGTCCAGTAGCCGAACATCACGGGGATGGTGGACAGCACCTGGACGTGGACGCCGGCCGCGTCGCACTCCTCGATGCGCTTCACCGGGTCCCAGCAGTTGCTCTCGATTTCGCGGAAGAACTTGCCGTCATCCCGGAGCATGCGCGCGCGGCAGGGCGCGTGGTGGTCCAGGGTGATGAAGCCGCCGTAGCCGTAGCGCTCGGCGAAGCGCGGCAGGTTGGCGGGGAGGAGGTGCGTGTGGATGTCGACCTTCAACGGGCGGAGCCTCCCTTGACCACCTTCGTCCCGCACTTCTTGCAGGTGCAGTTGTCGGGGTTGCCGTAGAAGTGCTCGAAGATGGGCGGAAGCTGCGTCACCAGGTCGGTGACGTGCACGAACTCCTCGTAGAGCTTCTCGCCGCACTGCGGGCACAGCCACATGAAGCCGTCCAGCTCCTTCGGCTGGCGGCGGCGCTCCAGCACCAGCCCCACCGTGCCCGCGGGGCGCTGCGGCGAGTGCGGCACGTTGGGCGGCAGCAGGAAGATTTCGCCTTCGTGGATGGGGATGTCCTGGACCTGGCCCTCGTCGATGACCCGCAGGTTCATCGTGCCCTCGAGCTGGTAGAAGAACTCCTCGCCCTCGTTGATGTGGAAGTCCGTGCGCGCGTTCGGGCCACCGACGACGGTGACCATGAACTCGCGGTCCGCCCACACCTGCTGGTTGCCCACGGGGGGCTTGAGCAGGTGGCGGTGCTCATCAATCCACTTCTTGAAGTTGATGGGAGTCAGGCGGCCCATTCATTCACCTCCGATGGTGGCGATGCACTTGAGCTCGATGGCAATCGGCGTGGGCAGCCGGTTGATTTCGAGCGTGGTCCGGCACGGCGGGTCGTCCTTGAAGTACTCCGCCCACAGCCGGTTGTAGGTGGGGAAGTCCTTCTTCATGTCGGTGAGGTACACCGTCACGTCCACCAGCTTGTCCC
Proteins encoded in this window:
- a CDS encoding amino acid permease; translation: MGPFQLLALGVNGIVGVGIFFAPAEVAALAPGASAIVAFALTGLALIPVALAFAVLGRRFDADGGPVLFARAAFGERASFLVGWVAYVSAFLSTAAVVAGLSQAVAPSLGLEGALGQRVLASVLVTALAGVVASGIRVSAGAWTALTVFKLLPLAALLVAFLALAGPPPPAAVAAGPAVDASWLRAGLTVMFAYQGFEIVPVIAGQVRSSARTVPLATVGALLLAVLLYVGLVWACVAALPDLASAATPLAAAAGVWGGPGLEGWVRAGTSVSALGICLGMMVTTPRYLSALASGEHTLLGLDGMSAAGVPVRALAVTWGLVLLFVNLGDLSELFALSSIAVLMQYGVTAAALAVLACRRARGLRPLHALLAVPTLGLGLTLVAFGASAREGVTTVLTTVAGLVLLRLSRPRAAEPPATLRGEPL
- a CDS encoding glutamine synthetase family protein; the encoded protein is MDAKGLRTFLEIPYDELEERNLKVKEQRLKHIAPEKIREERIDYLTKERAIKAVTVCFTDLEGRLHMLDYDKKFLIKSADNLTFDGSSIRGFSAQQESDLRLNIDWGAFYWLPSDIFGPGKVLVFSEVLERDGTPYHADLRGKLKQITEAMYQKDGTVFHAAPEIEGFLFKGRDAERHYHEVGRFDFISIGGYYHSLPGDVLRTFIDKVAEAQRAMGFQNEKDHPEVAPSQFEINFSYSEALVAADQIQLYKLLARQVAAQLDCTASFLPKPVTGVNGNGMHVNMSLSKGGKNLFYDKDGQDGLSAMGWEFIDRILNNANDICLTLNSSVNAYRRLDPHYEAPNQIKASANNRGAMVRIPFGNERSARVECRSVAPDANPYLVLYTLLRTGLEGPQPQEDAETKRSRTRFLPDNIFDAIRLFKSSQFVSSILGENVQGKFAELKTSTAERSPKQLGNRVKYSEIVFHHEVTNQYLWSQF
- a CDS encoding alpha/beta hydrolase family protein, coding for MSSMWVLETPAPAADARIAYGAEPHQFGDLRVPAGPGPHPVVVVVHGGFWRAKYGLEHAGHLCADLTARGFATWSLEYRRVGHEGGGWPGTLEDVGQGADFLRTLAQAHALDLSRVVALGHSAGGHLVAWLAARHRLPSGHVLHGEAPLPLRGVVPLAGVVDLARAFAHRLGDGIVETFLGGTPASVPERYRGASPAALQPLGVPQVLVHGTADDTVPVLMSEDFCARGRELGDDVRCVTLPGAGHFEVIDPRSREWPHVVAAVQALM
- a CDS encoding SDR family oxidoreductase; its protein translation is MDFGLKGRRALVMGASAGLGYAIAEALVKEGATVAICSRGGDKLEQAAKKLGAALAVPCDLTQPGAAKALVEAVTAKLGGVDVLVVNTGGPPAGGFESLTAEQWQLGFQSLWMAAVDGIQAVLPGMKERQWGRVVLVTSLAAREAMNNLTISNGLRAGLLGLVKTVSNEVAQHGVTLNAVLPGYHATERMQQLGLTDEKVAPQIPARRLGRPEELAALTAFLASEQASYITGQSIAVDGGAQRGF
- a CDS encoding FAD-dependent oxidoreductase → MSEPRKDTVTVVGAGLVGSLLSIYLARRGHPVELLERRPDMRRETVDGGRSINLAISTRGLHALRQVGLEDEALKHAIPMRGRMIHPPQGALVYQPYGKDDSQHINSLSRAWLNAFLMTAAEATGQVNIRFKQRVTQVDFGSGALTVHDDATGQVRQEPGRVVFGTDGSASAIRQALEQRPDFTGTQEQLGHGYKELTIPAGPGGTFQMEKHALHIWPRGTFMLIALPNEDGSFTCTLFLPWQGPVSFASLDTPETLSAFFDAQFPDAKALIPDLVEAFFSRPTGSMVTVKGAPWHVGGQTLLLGDAAHAIVPFFGQGMNCGFEDCVVLDALLGQGGGWEQVFTAFERLRKTNADAIADMAVENFVEMRDSAGDPRFQFRKAVEKVLLNAFPGEFVGRYSLVSFSRVPYRLAYQVGALTDGIVAELSEGLTRAEDVDLKRAAELIRSRLTPFMKEHADGFRTEG
- the kynU gene encoding kynureninase, whose amino-acid sequence is MTTPHAFEDTEAFAHTLDAEDALRGYRDAFHFPPGPDGKPVVYLAGNSLGLQPRNAARYIQEELEDWARLGVEGHHHGRHPWLHYHELVTEQAARLVGAKPLEVVVMNTLSVNLHLMMVSFYRPTKERFKILVEAGAFPSDQYAVASQARFHGHDAREAVLELKPREGEETLRTEDILDTLERHGHEVALVMLGSVNYLTGQAFDLAAITKAAHAKGCLVGFDLAHGAGNLKLSLHDDGPDFAVWCSYKYLNAGPGALGGVFVHERHAHTKDLPRFEGWWGHDKQTRFQMGPTFHALPGAEGWQLSNPPIFQLAALRASLELFDQAGMAALRAKSERLTGYLEFLLDKLPQGFVRITTPRDVKQRGAQLSLRFRGEPQGLLKRMGDAGIVCDFRKPDIIRAAPAPLYNSFTDVYRFVKALEGYARE
- a CDS encoding amidohydrolase family protein, with product MKVDIHTHLLPANLPRFAERYGYGGFITLDHHAPCRARMLRDDGKFFREIESNCWDPVKRIEECDAAGVHVQVLSTIPVMFGYWTKPEHGADLSRFLNDHLASVVQAHPKRFVGLGTVPLQSPELAIRELERCVKELGFSGVQIGSHVNDWNLSDPALFPFFEAASDLGAAVFVHPWDMMGEAKMQKYWLPWLVGMPAEVSLAICSVIFGGVLERLPRLRFAFAHGGGAFPHTLGRIQHGFEARPDLVAVDNKVPPRDYLGRFWVDSLVHDADALRYIVRLFGQDKVALGSDYPFPLGEDRPGTLIESLTELEPAARERLLWRNAFDWLGRAPEDFAP
- the nbaC gene encoding 3-hydroxyanthranilate 3,4-dioxygenase; amino-acid sequence: MGRLTPINFKKWIDEHRHLLKPPVGNQQVWADREFMVTVVGGPNARTDFHINEGEEFFYQLEGTMNLRVIDEGQVQDIPIHEGEIFLLPPNVPHSPQRPAGTVGLVLERRRQPKELDGFMWLCPQCGEKLYEEFVHVTDLVTQLPPIFEHFYGNPDNCTCKKCGTKVVKGGSAR